GACAAAGTCAAAAAAGCAGGTTTAAATGAGATCTCAGTGACAAACACGGCAGTCAGTCGCTTAAAAGATGAACCAAACTTACTTGTCGTAACGCAAGAAGAATTAGCTGAACGCGCGGCGCAAAAGACACCACATGCAGTGCATATCCAAGTCGGAAACTTTTTGAACAGTCCAAAATACGATGAGATCATTGCCAAATTAAAAACAAGCACTTACCTTGAACCTGAAACAAATTCACCAGAAACTAAAGCTAAACCAGAGCTTGAACTTGATCAAGTAGAAGAGATCGATTTTATCCGACACGATCAAAATCGCGGGACTTCGACGATGGCAGTCAGTCTCCTGAAAGATAAATTGCATGAGCAAGGTAAAAATATTCCAGTCAAAGCAGTGCGTTTAGCTGATCTAAAAGATGATCACCATCATTTAGTGATCGTGACAAAAGAAGCACAAAAGAATTTAGAAGTTCGTTATACAAATGTCCAAGTTTTAGTCGTTTCAGATCTTTTAGATCTTGACGTTTTACTTGAAAAACTTTGAGAGGTGTAAGCACATGGAATTAACAAAAGATATGATCTTATTAGATCAAGCACCCGCTACCAAAACTGAGGCGATCCGCTTAGCCGGACAGTTGCTCGTCAAAGCTGGCTGTGTTAAAGAAGAGTATATCGATTCGATGATCGCAAGAAATAATGATGTTTCGACATATATGGGCAATTTCATCGCGATCCCCCACGGAACTGACGCTGGCAAAAAATATATCGAAAAAACAGGGATCTCAGTCGTTCAAGTTCCATTAGGTGTTGACTTTAGTAATGATGCAGCGACAGAGAATCTAGTGACGGTCGTTTTTGGGATCGCAGGCTCAAATAACGAGCATTTAGAGTTGCTCTCTCAGATCGCACTTTTTTGTAGTGATGTTTCAAACGTAGCCAAATTAGCAGATGCACAAAGTGAACAAGAGATCATAGATTTATTGAAAGAGGTCGGAAAAGAATGAAAAAAGCATTACATTTTGGAGCAGGTAATATCGGACGGGGCTTTATCGGAGAAGTTTTGGCTAAAAACGGTTTTGCGATCACATTTGTTGATGTTTCAGAAGAGATCATCGATGCTTTAAATGAGAAAGGTGCCTATAAGATCTTCTTAGCTGGACCAGAAAAAGAAGAGCAACTGATCACAAATGTCAAAGGGATAAATAATGCGCTTGAACCAGAAAAAGTTAGCGCAGCTTTGGTAGAAACAGATCTAGTGACGACTGCGATCGGACCTAAGATCTTACCAAAGATCGCTCCTTTGATCGCTTCTGGGATCAAGCAACGTAAACAAGCTAAAAAGATGCGACCGTTAGATGTGATCGCCTGTGAGAACATGATCGGTGGCTCACAATTTTTAAGACAAGAAGTCTATCGTTACTTAGATGGACCTGAGCGTGCTTATGCTGATGAATATCTAGGTTTTCCAAACGCTGCTGTTGATCGGATCGTACCTAAACAAGACCACACAGATCCTTTGTCAGTCACTGTCGAGCCTTTCAAAGAGTGGGTCGTAGACGAAAGTCAACTCAAAGCTCCAGCGCTAAAATTGACGGAAGTTCATTATGCTAAAGATCTTGAACCCTATATCGAGCGTAAACTTTTTTCGGTCAATACTGGACATGCGACAGTTGCTTATACTGGAGCTGATCTAGGCTACCAGACGATCAAAGATGCGATCAAAGATCCTAAAGTTTTGCAACGCTTGCGTGCGGTTTTAAGTGAGACTAGAGCCTTGTTGCTTGCTAAATGGGACTTTAGTGCAAAAGAACTTGAAGATTACCACCAAAAGATCATCGCCCGCTTTGAAAATCCTTATCTTTCTGATGAGATCGTTCGCGTTGGCCGTACACCGCTCCGGAAATTGGGTTATAACGAGCGCTTTATTCGCCCCTTGCGTGAGAGTTTTGCCCGCGGGCTTAATTATCAAGCACTTTTAGAGACGACCGCGTTGATCTATCGTTTCGACGACCCAAAAGATGAAGAAAGCCAAAAGTTGGCGTCTCTCTTAGCGACCCGACCGCTGAAAACTGTGATCAGTGAGACGACTGGATTAGATCCAAAAAAAGATCATGTCTTGATCGAACAGTTAGCTACATGTTATTTACAGCATAAATAATGTAATGTTCAACTGAGGCGGGGCCGTCAAAATAACGGATACCGCCTTTTTAATGTATAATTATTATAGCTATAAAAATTATTGGATCTTAAGAAAGGAACGGGATATGGTCAAATTAAGTGAGCGTCAAAAAGTCATTTTAACTGCCTTTTTCCAAAATGAGGTCAAGGGAGTTGCGCTCGATCAGTTGAAAAAGCAAACTAAAGCTAGTCGGCGCACGATCTACCGTGAATTTAATGAATTAAGTCTTTATTTAGATCATTTAGGACTCAAGATCAGAAATGAACAAGGACGTTATCGCTTAAAAGGTGCAGCGTCAGGTCTGACGCAGTTGCAAGAACTCTTAGGAGTCCAAACTGAGGTCAGCCTTCCGTTAAAAAGTAAGCGCCGCCAAAATGCGTTAGCGGCATTATTACTTTTAGCTGATGAGCCCCAAAAGATCGTTGGTCTAGCTTTAGAACTAGATGTCAGCGAAAATACGATCAAGCGGGATCTAAATATTTTAGAAGAAGCGTTAGCAGATTTTGCAGTCGAGATAAAGCGAAAGAAGGGCAGTGGTGTTTGGCTCCAAACAACAGAAACGATCCGCCGCCAGATCTTATGCGAGATCTTATTAAATGAACTCAATGACTACCAATTCTTTGAGTACTTGACTGGTCAATGGCAGACGCCAGATATCTTTTTACGGCTTTTGCCACGAGAATTGCTAGTCGCATGCCATAATGGCCTCAAAAAAAGCGTCTTTGAAAAAACGTCAGTCACAAGTGATCAACAGACGATCACTTTGATCTTGTACTTTGCCTTGTGTCTCTTTCGAAGCCAACAAAAGCACTATGTGACGAAAGCACCAGATAGTGATGCTTTGCGTTATCAAGCTTTAGTTTATCGCTTTTTAGCAGTATGTGAACTCAAGAGCACTTTGCCCCAAGGTGAAGTGAATTATTTAGCAGAAAAATTGCAACAAGTTATCCAAAAAAAACATACTGTTGATTATGAAAATGAATTTGAGTTGAGCATTTCGCTCAAAGTCAAAGATCTGATCGCTTTAGTCTCAAAAAAAGTCAAATACGATTTTGCGCGCGATCCACTTTTCTTTAAAAAACTTGCAACACATATCGTCAATTTGATCCAAAATGAAGAAAGCGGGCTACCAGACGTTAAGATCGAGATGCTTGAACGGCTACAAAAAGAACATCAGGTACTTTTTTTGAGTATCAAACAAGCGTGGCAAGAGATCTTCTTTGATAAAACGCTGACTGAGACTGAATTGCAATTGATCTTGCTCTATTTTGCAAGTCAATTGACGACATCTAAGAAAAATGAACGCTTAGCGGTTTTAGTGATCTGTGAAAATGGGATCGGCACGTCTTCGATCTTAAAACAGCGTTTGAAAAAAGAACTTCCACAGATCAAACAGATCAAGATCGCTAAAGTTTTTGAATTAGCAGAACTTAGCTTAAAAGAATATGATGTCGTTTTATCGACGCTGATGCTTCCGGGATTTCCTAGAGATTATCAGATCGTTAGTCCACTTTTGACTGCTACAGAATTAAAGCGCTTAAAAGAATTTTTAGCACAATATCAAAAAGAATATTTGAGTAAAGCGAGTCCTGCAGCAGCTAAAGAACCAACAGATCTACCTGAGAAATTAGCGTTTATCGCGCAAAAAGCCTTTTTTTGTTCAGAACTGGTCAGTAGTTTGACGATCAAACGCTTAGAGATCACGACAGATTCTTTGCCTACTGTGATCGCACAAGCAGTTGCTAAAGTTTCACGAGAGATCATAACTGACCGTGCTCAAGTTACCCAAGCCCTTTTAGCGCGTGAAAAATTAGCTCCGATCGGATTACCAGAAAGTTCGTTGGCATTGTTACATACTGTCAGTTCAGCAGTCACGCAGTGCCATTTTATGATCTTTGATCTGACGCGCCCCTTACCGATGTTAGCGATGGATCAAACAAAGATCGCAGTTACGCGCTTTTTATTGATCCTAGGTCCTAAAGAAATGTCAGACAGTGAACGGGAAACTTTAGGATCGATCAGTAGTATGATCATCATGAGCGATCAAACTTTAGCTTTATTTACATCAGGTACGAAAGAAGTTTTGCAAACACAGCTGGCAAAGCACTTTTTAAAAGAAATAAAAAGTGGTATACCAATTTGAAATTTTATTAGTTGACAGGGTCATTTAGTTGCGCTATATTTAGTTTTGTTACTTGATATAAGAGTGATTTTAACTATTTGATGTTATTCGATAAGGTATATACCAATTTTTAGAATGTGAGGTATTTGATATGTGTGGTATTGTTGGGGTTACAGGCAATAGCAATGCAAAAGATATTTTATTAGACGGCTTAGAACAACTTGAATATCGTGGCTATGACTCAGCTGGGATCTATGTCAATGATCAGCACGGTGATGGTTTTTTAGTTAAAGAAAAGGGACGGATCGCAGACTTACGCGCTTTAGTCGGGGATGAGGTCGTTGGCTCAACTGGGATCGGACATACTCGTTGGGCGACACACGGTGTGCCAAGCGTACGTAATGCCCATCCACATGTTTCAGCTAATGGGCGTTTCTTTTTAGTGCATAACGGTGTGATCGGTAACTTTGCCCAATTACGCGAAACATACTTACAAGATGTTGAGCTAAAAAGTGATACCGACACCGAGATCATCGTTCAATTAGTCGGAAAATTCTCTGATGAAGGTCTCGATACTTTAGCAGCTTTCCGAAAAGTTTTAAGTTTAGTCGATGAAAGTTCTTCTTATTCCTTTTTGATGATGGACAAAGAACAACCAGAAAAGCTTTTTGTTGCTAAAAATAAGAGTCCACTTTTGATCGGGGTCGGTGCAGGTTTTAACGTTGTTTGTTCCGATGCAGTTGCCATGTTGACACAAACGCATGATTTTATCGAATTGACAGACGGTGAAGTCGTGATCGTGACACCAGATCAGATCAAGATCTTAGATGAAAAAGATCATGAGATCAAACGAAAACCATTCCATGTGGATACTGATCCCGCTGCTGCTCAAAAAGGCGCTTACCCACACTATATGTTGAAAGAGATCGATGAACAACCAGGTGTGATGCGGACTTTAGTGCAAGAGTATTTTGATGCTTCTGGTAATGTCAAGATCGATCAAGACTTGCTCGATACTTTAGGTCAAGCTGATCGTTTATATATCGTAGCTGCTGGGACAAGTTATCATGCTGGGCTCGTTGGCAAAGAGCTTTTTGAAAAATTAGCTGGTATCCCAACAGAAGTTCATGTGGCCTCTGAATTTGCTTATAATCCACCGCTCTTATCGAAGCGTCCATTCTTTATCTTCTTGACTCAAAGTGGTGAAACAGCTGATAGTCGCCAAGTTTTGACTCAAGTCAATGAATGGGGCTATCCAAGTTTGACGATCACTAACGTGCCAAACTCAACGCTTTCGCGCGAAGCGAGCTACACGCTTTTATTACATGCTGGGCCTGAGATCGCTGTTGCTTCTACAAAAGCTTATACGGCTCAGATCGCCTTAGAAGCGATCTTAGTCAAAGCTTACGGCGAAGCCAAAGGGATCCAAAAAGTCAAAGACTTTGATGTGGCTTCTGAATTGACTAAAGTTGCTAATGGGATGCAAGAATTAGTTGATGAAAAGCATAATGTCGAACAGATCGCTAAAGAGATGTTGAGTACAACGCGAAACGCCTTTTACATCGGACGCGGAGTCGACTACGCTTTAGCACAAGAAGCGGCTTTGAAACTCAAAGAAGTTTCTTATGTCCAAACAGAAGGGTTTGCTTCAGGTGAATTGAAACACGGAACGATCGCCTTGATCGAAGAAGGTACACCAGTTGTGGCGATCATCACAGATCCAAAAACAGCTGCCCATACAAGAAGTAACGCACAAGAGGTCTTAGCGCGCGGTGCTAATGTCTTGTTCATCGCTAGTCGTGATCTGGCAACAGATAATGATCAGATCGTCTTACCAGAAGTTGACCCGTTACTTTCTCCACTTGTGTCAGTCGTGCCAACACAATTACTGGCTTATTACACAAGTATCCAACGTGGTTACGATGTCGACAAGCCACGTAACTTAGCTAAGAGCGTAACAGTCGAATAAAAATAATGTAAAGGATCGGGACTCTCCGATCCTTTTTGCTTGCATTCTGTTAAAAAGCGCTCTATAATTGGACTATACCAATAAATGATAAAGGGATGGGTGAAGATGGAAGTTATTGTAGTCAAAGATAAAGTCGCTGGTGGCAAAAAAGCAGCTGAGATCTTTAAACAAGAATATGAGAGCGGTGCCAAAGTTTTTGGCTTAGCTACTGGTGGAACCCCAGAAACGACTTATGCCGAATTAGTCAAAAGTTCCCTTGATTTTAGTGATGCGATCTCGATCAATTTAGACGAGTATGTCGGGCTTGCCAAAGATGATCCCCAAAGCTATCACTACTATATGCAAGAACATCTCTTCAAAGATAAACCATTCAAACATTCGTATTTACCAAACGGCAAGGAAAGCGATGCTAAAAAAGAAACTGCACGTTATCATGAAGTGATCGAAACACATCCGATCGATCTGCAATTGTTAGGGATCGGCGAAAACGGACATATCGGTTTTAATGAACCAGGGACGCCATTTGATTCAACGACAGCTAAGATCAAGTTGACAGATTCAACGATCAAAGCGAATTCACGTTATTTTGCTGATCCAACAGATGTGCCACAATATGCTTATTCGATGGGGATCGGTGAGATCATGCAAGCTAAGCATATCTTATTAGAAGCTTTTGGTGAAAATAAAGCAAAAGCTGTCAAAGCAATGCTTGAAGGTGAAGTGACGCCAGACGTGCCGGCAAGTGTTTTACAAAAACATCCTAAAGTCACAGTCATCGTTGATGAAGCAGCTGCTAAATTATTGACTAAATAAAACTTAATTTAGGCCTCGTAGCGACTACGAGGCTTTTTTGTTATAATTTCAACAACGGTGTATAATTAACTACTGTATCGCCAATTTAGGTTAAACAAAATGTGAAAAGCGAGAAACAGAATGAAAAACAAATTGTTATCTGGAACGTTTTGGATGATGCTTGGGAGTATTTTGTCACGGATCTTGGGGATCGTTTATTTGATACCATGGCTCATGATGATCGGCAGTCCCGCCGATCAAAATGCAGCGCAAGCGATCTTCAATGCAGCTTATACTCCTTATGCACTTTTCCTCGCCTTAGGAGTAGCTGGTTTTCCGACCGCGATCGCGCGTCAAGTTGCCGAATATAACGGACAAAACCGCTTTAAAGATAGTTTGCATGTTTTTAAATATGGTCTGCTCTTTATGTTTTTTACAGGGGCACTATGTGGCCTGTTGCTTTATCTTTTTGCACCTTTGATCGCACGCCAAAGCGCCGTTGTTTCGACAGAAGTCGCTACGACTGCGATCCGTGTGATGGTCCCAACACTTGTGATCTTACCACCGATGAGCATGATCCGTGGCTTTTATCAAGGAAATTCAGATATGCAACCGATGGGTGTCTCACAACTATGGGAACAATTAGTACGTGTCCTCTTTATTTTAGTTGCGACTTACTGGATCATGATCTTAGGTCATGGTGATTATATCAAAGCTGTAAATTATAGCACGTTTGCGACTTTCATCGGTGCGCTAGCAAGTTACATATATCTTTTAGCTTACATGCGCAAACGTTTTGGACACTATAAAACTCTTTATCATGAAAGCTTACCGCCACGCGATGTTTCGATCGGGCGGATCTTCAAAGATATTTTCAAAGAAGCGCTACCGTTTATCTATATCGGTTCAGCGATCACGATCTATCAATTTATCGATCAGTTGACTTTTAAAGATATCATGGTCGGTCTGACAGGTTTAGATGCTTTGCAAGCTCAAGATCTGTACACATATTTTTCAGCCAACCCAAGTAAGATCACGACGGTCGTGATCTCCTTGACGATCGCGATCTCTGAGTCTTCTTTACCGCTTCTAGCAACGTTAGCCAAGCGTAAAGAAAAAGAGCAGATCGGGCAAACGATCGCGCAAAATATCGAATTGATGTTAGTGACATTACTGCCAAGTTCGCTTCTTTTAGCTGTTTTAGCTTGGGAAGTAAATGGAGTCTTCTTTCCATTTAGTCAGTTAGGGGCACATCTCTTAGCTTACGCCTTAGTAACAAGTATTGCCTTGGCGGTTTTTACAGATCTTTTTACTGTGATCCAGTCATTAGGCGAACATAAACTAGCAGTGCGCTATTTGACGCTAGGGATCGTTTTGAAATTAGCTCTCCAAGTTCCGTTGACGTATACTTTCGGTGCTTATGGAGCTTTGACAGCTACGGCTCTTTCATTTACTTTGATCTCATTAGGTGTTTATGGACATATCAAACATAAGTATTTAGTTAGAGGACAACTCAAAAATGTCAAATTGATCATTGTGATCAATGTTTTAGTCGCGTTAGCCGCGCTCTTAGTAAATGAATTGATCAGTTTAGTCTACGTTCCCCAAAATAAAGTGACGGCCTTTTTATACGCCGCTGTTTTTGGGGGGAGCTTTGCCTTACTATATCTTGCGCTTTTGAACAAGAGTGGGGTCTTCAAAGATATCTTTGGTTTTAAAGTTCGCCTAGCTGTTCGCGGTAAACATTGATAAATTTTAAAAGACTGGTGTTTGCCAGTCTTTTTTATTGACAATGATTTTCATTTTTCTTAAACTTTCCTTGGATAAATCAAGATGATCGAGGTGGGGCGCTTCATAATGATAAGAGTAAAGTTGAAGTATCCATTAGAAAGTAGCAAAAATGTAGAGTAGATACTCGACTCATTAACTGAAGTAATAAGCATAAAAGGTAACGTTAGAAAGGAAAACTATATTACTTTTTGATCACAGAGCACAAAAGATGCAGTGATCCTACATTTTATAGAACGGTGAACACTTGTGAAGTTGAATAAATTATTTAAAGTTTTTAGTGTAGTCTTTATTTTGAGTTTTTTTGTCAGCGCTTGTGGCGCTAAACATACTCAGACGAGTGCAAACGAGAAAAAAGAAACAACTAAGCTAAACATCGGAACGATGCCGGCGCCAGATTCTTTACCATTATACGTAGCACAAAAAGAAGGTTATTTTAAAGCTGAAGGATTGGATGTCAAGTTGACAAGCTTTAAATCACCTAAAGATCGTGATGCAGCGATCGCAAGTGGGCAACTAAATGCAGCTGTCAGTGATGTCGTTGCTTTGGCAAGTTATGTCAATGGGGATCTAGGTTGGAAGAGTGCGACAGCTTTGACTGGTTATTTTGGGATCGTTACGAGTGATCCCGCCGTGACTGATGTCGCTTTGCTCAAAGGTAAAACTGTCGCAACTCAGCCACGACAAACGCCGACATTTTACTTAGATCAACAGTTAAAAGCTCATGGTCTGACAAGTTCAGACGTGAAGATCAAAGAAGTTGCTGCGATCCCAGTCCGTTTACAATTAGTTGAACAACATAAAGCAGATGCTACGATCTTGCCTGATCCATTTTTGAGCATGGCTAAAGCTAGCGGAGCAAAAGTGATCGCTCAAAGTGATCCTACTAAATACCAAACCACGATCTTAGCCGTCGATAAAGAGTTAGGCAAAGATCAAAAAGTTCGCGCTAAATTCATACGTGCTTATAATAAGGCTGTCCAAACGATCGATCAGCATGATGCAAGCGATTATCAAGAGATCTTAGTCAAAGACCTTGGTTTTCCAGAGGCGATCGCCAAAAATTATCAGTTGCCTAAGTATACAGCGGCGCGCCCAGTTGCCACACAGATGCTAAAAGAAGCGTTCAACTATGCCAAAAGCGAAGGGATCTTACATGAAACTAAAGATCCAGCTAAGTATCAATTGAAGGTCGTTGATTGATGCTTGAAGTTAGTGCATTAAATGTCAGTTATCAACAACAAGCTGTTATCTGTGATCTGTCTTTTCAGTTAGCCGAGCAAAAGATCTTAGCGCTTTTAGGTCCATCGGGTAGTGGTAAGACAACGTTTTTAAGAGCTCTCTTAGGTGAATTGCCATATTCAGGGCAGATCACTTTAGGGGGGCAAAAGATCACTCCACATTCAGTTCGGTTAGCCTATGTGCCACAAGATCTAGGTCTGTTACCGTGGAAAACTGTTTGGCAAAATGTTGTCTTAGCGCAAAAGATCAGCCAAAAAAGACATCAGCATATGTTAGAAGAGCCAACTGCACTCTTTGAAAAATTAGATCTAATGCCAGTTTTGACCCGGTATCCAGCGCAATTATCAGGAGGACAAAAACAAAGAGCTGCATTAGCCCGGGCTTTTGCGCTCGAGCCTGAATTACTTCTAATGGATGAAGCTTTTTCAGCGTTAGATATCGTTACGAAAGCTAAGGCTCAAGCGCTTTTTTTAGAGCAGTGGCATAAGGCGCCAGTTACAACGATCTTAGTCACCCACGATCTCAAAGAAGCGTTACAGTTGAGCGATCAAATGCTGATCTTTTCCAAAAACAAACGCCCCCAGCTTTTAGAAAATCCGTTGGCTAAACTCAGTTATGCAAAACGAATAAAACCTGAAAATTTGATGGGACCGTTTTTAGAATTTGAACAAAGGATGGTGCAACTATGGGAGGCCAAATAAAGCGTTTTGTTTATGCTGTAGTAGTCGTGCATCTTATTTGGACACTATGTGCATTAGCTTTAGATCGACCACTCTTACCGACACCTTGGGCAGTATATGCTTATTTTCCAACGATCACCTGGACAGTTTTATGGCAAAATCTGATCGCCAGTTTATTGCGGCTAAGTGTCAGTTTAAGTTGTGCTTCGCTTTTAGGGATCATAAGTGGGATCGCGTTGGTGCGTTTTAAAAGACTAGGGCAACTTTGTGATCCCTTGTTGTACTTTCTTTATCCCTTGCCTAAGATCGCCTTTTTACCTGTCCTCATGCTTCTTTTTGGTTTAGGTGATGGCTCAAAGATCATCATGATCACTTTGATCACAGTGTTTCAGATCACGATCGGTGTGCGCGACGCAGTTCGGCAGATCCCTGCCGAATTGTATCAAACTTTAGATGTATTGGCAGCAAGTCGAGTAGATCTTTTTAAAGCTGTAACTTGGCCAGCGAGTTTAGCCGGTTTCTTGTCTGCGTTAAAGATCGCTTTAGGAACTGCGCTTGCAACGCTTTTTTTCACTGAGATCTACGGCACTCAAGTCGGATTAGGCTATTTTATCATGGATGAATGGAATCGCCTCGATTATCGTGGGATGTTTGTGGGGATCGTTGTCCTTAGCGGACTGGCCTACCTTTTATTTAGTTTGATCGAATTAGCAGAAGGATATTTTTTACGGTGGCAAAGAGCTTAGCAAAGTCTGTTTCAAGAAACAGGCTTTTTTAGTTGACAAATGTAAATAATAAGTATAAAGTTGCAGTGTAAGGTTACAAATGTAAACGAAAGAAGAGTGGAATTTATGGGAAAAGTCATCACAGTTATCGTTGCCATTGTTTTGATCGGTTTTATTTTATGGTGGTTCTTTGATAAACACGAACAAGTCGAGGTCAAAGCTAAAAAGACCGGGGGGAATGAACAAGAAGTCAAGATCACAGTTGACGGGGGCTATTCACCAGAAACAGTCGTTTTGCAAAAAGGGGTGCCTGCAACACTTGTCTTTGAAAGAAAAGATCCATCGAGCTGTTTAGAGCGCGTCGTCTTTTCTGATTTTGGGATCAACGAGCTTTTGCCCCAAAATGAAGAAAAGAAGATCAAGTTCGATACAAGTAAAGCCGGTGAATTTGGCTATGCATGTGGGATGAACATGTTCCACGGAAAGGTGGTCGTTAAATGATGTCGTATAAAAAACGCTTCATCATTTCGTTAGTTTTATCCCTCCCATTATTAGTCGATATGGTCATGATGCCTTTTGGTTTGATGCTACCAGCGTATAATTGGATCGCTTTAGTCACGACGACTTTGATCATGGCTTTATCAGCTTATCCTTTTTGGCGCAGTGCCTGGGCCTCATTTAAACATCACCATGCTAATATGGATACGTTAGTTGCGATCGGGACTGCTGTTGCTTACTTCTATAGTATCTTTGCGATGTTTACTGGGCGCCCGGTCTATTTTGAAAGTGCAGCTTTTGTGACGGTCTTTGTGCTTTTAGGGCAAGTGATCGAAGAAAGCATGCGTGATAATGCATCGAGTTCGGTTGAAAAGTTACTAGATCTTCAAGCCAAAGATGCTGATGTCGTTTTAGGCGATAAGATCGTTAAAGTTCCATTAGCTAAATTGAAAGTAGGCGATCTGATCCGCGTCAAACCTGGACAAAAGATCGCTGTTGATGGTGTGATCGTCAAAGGAAATTCAAGTATCGATGAATCGATGGTCACGGGTGAAAGCATGCCAGTCAGAAAAGAAGTTGGTGACGATGTGATCGGCTCAACTCTGAATTTAGATGGGACTTTTACCTTTAAAGCAAGTAAAGTCGGTGAAGATACACTTTTGGCACAGATCGTTGAATTAGTCAAAAAAGCGCAAAATAGCCATGCACCGATCCAAAAATTGACGGATAAGATCTCAGATTACTTTGTCCCGCTTGTCATGATCGCTTCGATCTTAACGTTTGTTATTTGGTATGTCTGTTTAGGTAGCACGCCAGTCCAAGCCTTGTTATACGCAGTAGCTGTTATCGTGATCGCTTGTCCATGTGCGCTTGGTTTAGCCACACCGACAGCGTTGATGGTCGGGACTGGGCGCAGTGCTCGAGCTGGGGTCTTGATCAAAAATGGTGAAGTTTTAGAAGAAGTCGATCGGCTGACGGCTGTCGTTTTCGATAAAACAGGAACGATCACTGAAGGTAAACCAGTTGTAACAGATATCGTAGCAGAAAATGAAAAAGAAGTTTTACAATTAGCTGCGAGTTTAGAAGAAGCTTCAGAACATCCGTTGGCAAGTGCGATCTTAGCCAAAGCAAAAGCGGAAAAAGTAACGCTTTTACCAACGGCTGATTTTATTTCATATCAAGGTAAAGGTGTCTGCGCTAATATTTCCAATAAAGACGTTTTTGTGGGCAATAAGCATTTAGTCAAAGAGAAAGCTTTGTCGGAAAAACTTAAGGAAAGTTACGATAAATTGCAAGAACAAGGCAAAACAGTCGTTTTTGTCGGTGAAGCAGAGCAAGTGATCGGGTTGATCGCGATCCAAGATGCGCCAAAGAAAACTTCTAAAGAAGCGATCGAGCTTTTGAATAAAAAGGGCTTAAAGACGGTGATGTTGACTGGG
This window of the Ligilactobacillus faecis genome carries:
- a CDS encoding PTS sugar transporter subunit IIA — translated: MELTKDMILLDQAPATKTEAIRLAGQLLVKAGCVKEEYIDSMIARNNDVSTYMGNFIAIPHGTDAGKKYIEKTGISVVQVPLGVDFSNDAATENLVTVVFGIAGSNNEHLELLSQIALFCSDVSNVAKLADAQSEQEIIDLLKEVGKE
- a CDS encoding mannitol-1-phosphate 5-dehydrogenase produces the protein MKKALHFGAGNIGRGFIGEVLAKNGFAITFVDVSEEIIDALNEKGAYKIFLAGPEKEEQLITNVKGINNALEPEKVSAALVETDLVTTAIGPKILPKIAPLIASGIKQRKQAKKMRPLDVIACENMIGGSQFLRQEVYRYLDGPERAYADEYLGFPNAAVDRIVPKQDHTDPLSVTVEPFKEWVVDESQLKAPALKLTEVHYAKDLEPYIERKLFSVNTGHATVAYTGADLGYQTIKDAIKDPKVLQRLRAVLSETRALLLAKWDFSAKELEDYHQKIIARFENPYLSDEIVRVGRTPLRKLGYNERFIRPLRESFARGLNYQALLETTALIYRFDDPKDEESQKLASLLATRPLKTVISETTGLDPKKDHVLIEQLATCYLQHK
- a CDS encoding BglG family transcription antiterminator; the encoded protein is MVKLSERQKVILTAFFQNEVKGVALDQLKKQTKASRRTIYREFNELSLYLDHLGLKIRNEQGRYRLKGAASGLTQLQELLGVQTEVSLPLKSKRRQNALAALLLLADEPQKIVGLALELDVSENTIKRDLNILEEALADFAVEIKRKKGSGVWLQTTETIRRQILCEILLNELNDYQFFEYLTGQWQTPDIFLRLLPRELLVACHNGLKKSVFEKTSVTSDQQTITLILYFALCLFRSQQKHYVTKAPDSDALRYQALVYRFLAVCELKSTLPQGEVNYLAEKLQQVIQKKHTVDYENEFELSISLKVKDLIALVSKKVKYDFARDPLFFKKLATHIVNLIQNEESGLPDVKIEMLERLQKEHQVLFLSIKQAWQEIFFDKTLTETELQLILLYFASQLTTSKKNERLAVLVICENGIGTSSILKQRLKKELPQIKQIKIAKVFELAELSLKEYDVVLSTLMLPGFPRDYQIVSPLLTATELKRLKEFLAQYQKEYLSKASPAAAKEPTDLPEKLAFIAQKAFFCSELVSSLTIKRLEITTDSLPTVIAQAVAKVSREIITDRAQVTQALLAREKLAPIGLPESSLALLHTVSSAVTQCHFMIFDLTRPLPMLAMDQTKIAVTRFLLILGPKEMSDSERETLGSISSMIIMSDQTLALFTSGTKEVLQTQLAKHFLKEIKSGIPI
- the glmS gene encoding glutamine--fructose-6-phosphate transaminase (isomerizing), which encodes MCGIVGVTGNSNAKDILLDGLEQLEYRGYDSAGIYVNDQHGDGFLVKEKGRIADLRALVGDEVVGSTGIGHTRWATHGVPSVRNAHPHVSANGRFFLVHNGVIGNFAQLRETYLQDVELKSDTDTEIIVQLVGKFSDEGLDTLAAFRKVLSLVDESSSYSFLMMDKEQPEKLFVAKNKSPLLIGVGAGFNVVCSDAVAMLTQTHDFIELTDGEVVIVTPDQIKILDEKDHEIKRKPFHVDTDPAAAQKGAYPHYMLKEIDEQPGVMRTLVQEYFDASGNVKIDQDLLDTLGQADRLYIVAAGTSYHAGLVGKELFEKLAGIPTEVHVASEFAYNPPLLSKRPFFIFLTQSGETADSRQVLTQVNEWGYPSLTITNVPNSTLSREASYTLLLHAGPEIAVASTKAYTAQIALEAILVKAYGEAKGIQKVKDFDVASELTKVANGMQELVDEKHNVEQIAKEMLSTTRNAFYIGRGVDYALAQEAALKLKEVSYVQTEGFASGELKHGTIALIEEGTPVVAIITDPKTAAHTRSNAQEVLARGANVLFIASRDLATDNDQIVLPEVDPLLSPLVSVVPTQLLAYYTSIQRGYDVDKPRNLAKSVTVE
- the nagB gene encoding glucosamine-6-phosphate deaminase; the encoded protein is MEVIVVKDKVAGGKKAAEIFKQEYESGAKVFGLATGGTPETTYAELVKSSLDFSDAISINLDEYVGLAKDDPQSYHYYMQEHLFKDKPFKHSYLPNGKESDAKKETARYHEVIETHPIDLQLLGIGENGHIGFNEPGTPFDSTTAKIKLTDSTIKANSRYFADPTDVPQYAYSMGIGEIMQAKHILLEAFGENKAKAVKAMLEGEVTPDVPASVLQKHPKVTVIVDEAAAKLLTK